The sequence below is a genomic window from Terriglobia bacterium.
GTTCACGCGCCGGCTCCTTCTGCCGAAGCTGTGGAGGCTTCGGTCCCCGCTTCGGCATCAGGCAGTTGCACGCGCAACCACGCCACCAAGCGCTCAGCCACGGAGTCCGCTCTTCCAGACACAATTCCAAACTGCACGAGCACACGCTTACAAGCGACCTTCAGTCTTGCTTGGATCGGTTCTCGATCCTTCCAATCCAATCCGATGTTTTGTTCTGCGGTTGCCAGAAGCGAATCAATAAGCTGCTTTCCACCTCCATCGCGAAGCGTCGGATCCAGGCCTTCGGCAGTCAAGAACGCCTCGACGCCGACGCGGACGATCTTGAGTTCGCCCTCATACTGCGGTACCAATTCCGTCACCGGGCCGACTGCAACCGGAATCGCAGGAATCTCAACAGCCGCTCGAACAGCCGCTTCTTCAGCCTCTTCGTCGGTCTCTACGACTTCTTCAACGGCGCGTTCAGCCGTCTTGAGCAATTCGACGTAAATCGTTCGATCAACTCCATAGAGGAGTCTGCTCGGCTCGACACGGATCTCAATGGCTTCTGTCCTCTTCTTTGTGTACACCGAGAAGACCACTACGGGGCGATCGCCATCTTCGTCAATCCGTACGTCAACGTTCACAGCGCTGTCGATGCGGTCATTGAGATGGGGAAAGTTTTCGTATGGTTCACGCGTCGCAATCAGATCGGGCTGCTTTCCTTCAAACGCATTCAGGAGTACGCCGACGATCGCATCGCCCGTGTGCAGAAAAGCCCGTGCATGATCGGCCGTCACTGCATCGAGGAAGCCATCCTTACCGTGTGCCAGAGGCCCTGTCTCGTTGCGCATATCCGACAGAGCGTCGGCTAATTTGTTAAATCCCGAAAGTATCTTATCTAGTTTGTTAGCTCCCCTGCTGTTTCGTAAACCCAACGGACTGAGCGCAGAAACGAGCAACTCCGTTGTGGAGGGTGTCGAAGAAGACATCGGCTCTCGAAACTCGCCCATGATCGTCAGGCAAACGCTCTCAATGAACGATTTGACATGTTCGACCATGCCGTGTCCGTTCCCATCGAAGCACGCCTTCAGCGCCTCGTGACACTTTGCAAGTGTGGGCGCATCCGGCCATCGTTGCTGCGCCCGCAAGTAGTTTGGCGCGAGCGCGTCGAGATCAGCCATCAGTTACCACCCCCGATGAACCGCTCCGCATTCTCGATCCGCAACTCGCCTGAAATCAGTTTCGGCAGCAGGGTATCACGTAAGGCTTCCAAGTCGCGGTTCTCAAGCAGGTTTCGAAATCCTCTGTCGAATAGAGGACCGGCAATCTGATTCCAAGCCTGAATCAATCGATCGTCTGGTCGTGCAACGAGCAATCGTTTAAGATCGTCAACCGTTACATGGCCGAGCCCAGTGGTTTGTTTGTTCCGTGCGATCTCTGCGAAGATTGGTTTGAGGAACTTGAGCGTTGAAAGAATAAATGGCCCTTCATTGGGACCGCGTGGCAATACTCGAAAGATGTGTTGATTGAGCCATGCTGGGCCGTGGGGCCAAACGAACGTGTCAATCGAAGTGTCTGGATTTCCAGACCATGAGAATAGAATATCGCCGGTGCCTATTCGGAACTTCTCAGGCATGTCCACGTTAGAAAACCTAGTTTGCGATGTTACGCCGGCTTTCAGTTCAGCAATCTTGATGATCGGGAGCCCTTTCCGGTCACTTTTGGGCTGGAATGTTGCATATGCAGCGCCATTTACATAGGTCGCAATGTCATAGACCGGAGTGTGTTGCCAACCCTTAGGAATCTCTCCAAGCGCAGACTGTTCAAAGGAATCCGGGAAGAGCTCCGCGAGATGCTGAGGCAATTCGGGGTCGCGGCCTTCAGCCTTAGTGCGGACGGGCGCGAAGTCCACGAACCACGACTTGAAGAGGACCCGCACCATCGCCTCCAGCGTTTCGTTCATCTGCTGGTTCAGTTGGATCTTGTCGTCAAGCGTGCCGAGGATGTGGGCGATAGCGCCCTGTTCTTCCATTGGCGGCAGGAGAATCGGAAGTTCGAGTTGTGCCGTGATCCCCAGGTAGGCGCGAGTTGAGCCTTTCTGCCCCCACGTCTCGAAAAGGCTCTGAAAGTCGTGGCTGTCGAAGTACAGCTTCAGGTATCGATTCGACAATCGCTTGCTGTCCTTCACCCTGTAGTACGTTACTTGAGGGGTAAGGATCAGGAACGGAACATCCAACTCGCCAACTATCGCCGTTCGCCCCATAGTGGCCTTGTGCGAGATAAGGACGTCACCCCGTAATGCAAATCCCTTTCTCAGTGATCGAGCTTGTTGCTCGTCGATGAATGTGCAGTTCTTCGTGTCAACTCGCCCATTCGCTAGATCCGACGCCATGATAAATGGTATGCCGCGGTCGACGAAGTCAGAGGTCTTCGGATGAATCTCGCCGTGATTCCCGTCCATCGGGCGCTCCAGCACGCCCTCGTCCACAAGCTGCTTGACCGTTGCTGTTCGCCACTCAACCGCCATATCCAAGTTCCTTCAGGTTGGTGGTAATGACCTGATCCAGCTTTGCCCCCTCGGCCTGTTGTTTACGCAGACTCGCACTGAGACGCGTCATCTTGTCTTCGAACGGCTCGCCATCGTCCTCGGCGGCTTCGGCGCCGATGAAGCGACCGGGGGTGAGTACGTGGCCCTGCTTGCGAATATCCTCGAGCGTCGCGCGGATGCAGAAGCCGGGTACATCGGCGTACTCGCTGGCGTCCTTGTCGTCACGCCAGGCGTGGTAGGTTCCTGCAATCTTCGCGATGTCGCCGTCGCTCAGCTCACGGTGAACGCGGTCGACCATCGAGCCCAGTTTGCGTGCGTCGATGAAAAGCGTCTCGCCGCGCCGGTCGCGGAAGCGTCCGTTCTTCTTGTTGCGCGCGATGAACCACAGGCAAACCGGGATCTGTGTCGAGTAGAAGAGCTGGCCCGGCAGAGCGACCATGCAGTCCACAAGATCCGCCTCGATGATCGCCTTGCGGATCTCGCCCTCGCCCGATTGGTTAGATGACATCGAGCCGTTGGCGAGCACGAACCCGGCGAGTCCGGCCGGGGCCAGGTGATAAATGAAGTGCTGTACCCACGCGTAGTTGGCATTTCCCGCGGGCGGCACACCATAGACCCAGCGTTTATCGTCTTTTAAAAGCTCCCCGCGCCAGTCGCTATCGTTGAACGGCGGATTCGCGAGGACGTAGTCGGCTTTGAGGTCGGCGTGTTTGTCGTTATGAAAGGTATCGCCATGGGCAATCTGTGCATCGATGCCGCGAATGGCGAGATTCATCTTGGCTAGCCGCCAGGTGGTGTAGTTAGACTCCTGACCGTAGATGGAAATGTCGCCAAGTTTGCCGCTATGCGCTTCGATAAACTTCTCGCTGCTGACAAACATCCCTCCCGAACCGCAGCAGGGATCATAAACACGTCCTTTATAGGGCGCGAGCACCTCGACCAGCACGCGCACCACCCGCGACGGTGTATAGAATTGTCCGCCACTCTTCCCTTCGGCGCTGGCGAAGCGGGCAAGAAAGTACTCGTAAACGCGGCCGAGCGTGTCCTTCGCCCGATCGGCGGTGCTGCCGAGCGCGATGTCACTTACCAGATTGATGATCTGACCGAGGCGCTGCTTGTCGAGACCGGTTCGGCCGAAATCCTTGGGCAGCACACCCTTGAGCGACGGGTTATCCCGCTCGATTGCAGTCATGGCGTCATCGACCGTAGTGCCGATCGTCGGCTGCGGCGCGTTCGCCTTCAAATGCTCCCAGCGCGCTTCTTTCGGCACCCAAAAGATGCTGGACGCGCGATATTCGTCACGATCTTCAGGATCGGCGCCTTCGGCTTTCTGCGCTTCAAGCTCGGCGTGTTTCGACTCAAACGCATCGGATATGTACTTCAGGAAGATCAGCCCAAGCACGACGTGTTTGTATTCCGCCGCATCCATATTGTTGCGGAGTGCGTCGGCCGCCGCCCAGAGTTTGGCCTCAAAACCCAGGTTCGCGGTTGTGTCGTTGTTCTTCGTCGGTGTTCGTGCCATTCCATTCCAGTCGTGAATTAATTATTAACAGACTGGGCATTATACCCAGGAGCAGATCTTGATGTATTGCGATCGTAAAACGCGACATACGGTATACCTTGACAGGGGAGGTTGAAACATCGTCCAACTGTTGGGACGGCCGCCGATTTCGTAAGGAAGCCTACTGCCTGATCAGGGACCTGCTTTGACCGTCAGAAATGGAGCATAGATGTAAGACTCGACTTCAGGAGGGATGCAATATGAACGCAGGAGATTTGTTGGACCAAATCGTTTCGATCTGCACAACGCTTACTAATGAAGCAATGGATTTGGCAAAGCAGAAAGCGAAACAATCCGGATTCGACGTGGATCGGGCGCTAGTCCCTCTGGACGAGAGTTTCATTAATCTTTCATCCGCTCGTGCCATTCTCGAGGACGCGATCGAAAAGCGGAAGCTGACTGAACTCCCCATCACCGTACAGAAGGAGATCTCGGCAAACCTTGAGGGCATCGCTAAATCTTTGCAAGGTCTGGCTGGAGGAGTAGATGAAGTCGTAAATCTGACAAATGGTATCGAAGCGCTCAACACGGCCATCTGGAAGTACGGATTCCACAATTTGTCAGAAGAGGTTCTCGGCTACCAGCGAAAGCTCAACCAGCTGAAGACTCAGGAGGTCCGCATTTCCAAACTGGTTTCCGATCTTGCGGAAGCAACATCCTCATCCGACCGAGCGCGAGCCGCTTCGGACGCTGCTGAAAAGGAAAGTGAAGGTGCGCGCCTTGCTTTGGAAAATGCCCAAAAGAACGCTGCTTCCTGCGCGGTGCTTCTGGACCAAATAAAGCTCAGCGCGGACCAGATCAGTGCCGTATATTCCACTATCAAGCAACAGGAGAAACAGAGTGGCGAGCTTAGCGCCAATATCAAAACCGCCAACAATGAACTTCTGTCGTTAGATACAAGCATTAAAGGCTTCTATGGTGACGTCGACGAGTACCGGAAGAAGATAACGCAGACGACTGATGATGCAAGTAAGCTGATCACGAACTCTGACGCGGCGGTCAAAAAGTTGATCGAAGAAAGTGTGAGTAAAATCGATGCCGCATATGCGTCATTGCAGGAAGAGGCCCAAACGGTGGCGCGGGAATTAACCGCAAAGATCGATACCTCCGTCAAACTGAATAATGACAAAACAGAAGCGCTTTTAACTGATACAGTTACCGATCTTTCAGCATTCCAAAAGGCAGCCGATACCAGGCTAACTTCCATTCTGGATAACTTCACGATTGAATCGCAAAAGCTTACCAGTCGTACGGACGAACGCGTTCAAGCCGCCGAGGTACGGTTGGATGCTCGGTCGGCAGAGACTATTGAGGCCAATCAGCAGAGAACGGCGAACCTTCTGTCGGAACTTGAAAAGCTCAAAGACCAGGTGCGGGAGCAAATCCAGCAGGCGACAGGATTTACCCTGTTTGGAGCTTTTCAGGCCCGTCAGAACGAGGTCGTCAAGTCGAAAAAGTGGTGGGCCATTGCGATATTCGCCCTTGTCTTTGTTTCCGCCGGTGTCACATTCTGGATCGCGCATGAGGCCCAGTCGTACAGCGCGACGAATCTGGCCTTTTGGGTCAAGCTTTCCCTGACAATCCCGCTGGCGTTCGCTATCACGTTTTGTACCGTCCAATACGGCCGAGAGCGACGGCTGGAAGAGGAGTATGCGTTTAAGGCGAGCATATCCGTTTCCCTTAATCCATACCGGGAGCTTATCCGATCGATTCTCGAAAAAGACGGCACGGTGGATTTGGCGAAGTACACCGAGTTTGTTATCGATTCCGTGAAAAATGTATTCACGCCACCAACGGACAAAGTCTTCGAGGGTGAAAAAAAGCCGAGCTTTACTGCTAAAACCTTTGAACAGACCGCTAAAATTATCGGGGCAGCAGTGAAGGCCGCAAAATAAAGGCTTTGTGTGAGGCACGCTTTGGCGGTGGCCAATCGTCTCGCCGCCGATGAAATTCGCGGCTAAACATCCTGCCGATGGATTTCCCGTATCAAGCGGTCTGATCGCCGGCTCTGCACCTGGGATCGCGTTCTGGTCGATGACTTGTCAGTTTTCCAATACGAGCCCAGATACCTCGATTAACGGCACTCCGGTAGCCGCAACAAGTTATCCGTGAGAACACGGTCGGCTATGGTCCGTACGTATTGGGTTCCGTGCTGGGATTCACGAGCGACGACCTGCGCGCGATTCCCCTGACCGTCCCGAACATACGCGTCCCCGCCCCGCTTCACCCAGTCATACATCTGCAACCGCGTCCACGTTTGGCTGTTACCGGTTCCATCCTCGACCCAACCTAGCATACTGATTGCATGATGCGGATCTTCGTGATACCCATTTTCTTTGTTGATGCACGTAACCCTGATTGCCACCATTCCACCTCCGATAACTACCTTCTTACCGGAGAATGCTTCGAAACGCTCGCCGCGACTGCCGTTCCTGCCGCGATTGCCGACTCTTTTATGCCCAGATCGTTGCTGCGCTGCCTGATTAGATCGTCCAGGCTGGAACGGTAGATGTGCCAACTTTTGCCCAATTTATAGGCCCGAAGCTGGCCAATCTCGCAATAGTACCGGACGGTGCGTTCGGAAATACCGAGAATCCGGGCTCCTGTTCCGCTTGAAACGATCTTCTCCTCAACAGAATTGACGGTTGTCATCAGACCTCCTCGTGCCATGCGCAGTTCGGCCTTCATTTTTGTGCATGGTCCAGTTGTCTTCGGACGGCTGCTGGAACTGCACCCATCCGTTGCTATCGAGGCAAGCTGACGTCGGCGAGCACTGCAGTGACAATCTCGAGGCTCTTCTGGCCTTCAGTACCCTCAAAAGCTGAAACTGCCTGTTTCTCTTTACTGCCTCAAAAGATACTGACCTGGACGGACAGGTTAGGTCTCTGGACTTGCATGTCCCTGCCCTGACCACGCGGTCGCGTTATATTTATAGGCAGCGCGGAACGCTGCGGTAGAATCGCGCACCGGTGGAATCCTCATGGGCAATCCAGTCACAGGAATAAATCCCAGAATTCTGGAATGGGCGAGAAAGGGCTCAGGTCAATCGATCGAGGATGTTGCGGCAGCTTTCGGTAAAGAATCCTCGGTCATCCAGGAGTGGGAATCCGGGCAGTCGGCGCCGACTTATGTGCAGCTGGAAAAGCTCGCATACTCCGTCTATAAGCGGCCGATTGCGATTTTCTTTTTCCCCGATATCCCCGATGAAATAGACCCGAAGCAGTCGTTTCGGACCCTGCCCGGAACAGAGATCGAAGAACTGGGAGCGGATACACGCCACAAGGTTCGAGAAGCTCGAGCCATGCAACTGTCTTTATCAGAGCTGGCAAACGGAAGTAATCCATCGCCCAGGCAATTGCTCAAGGACATTTCTGCAAAAGCCTCGGAATCGGCATCTTCGATTGCGGAGAAGATCC
It includes:
- a CDS encoding class I SAM-dependent DNA methyltransferase, which gives rise to MARTPTKNNDTTANLGFEAKLWAAADALRNNMDAAEYKHVVLGLIFLKYISDAFESKHAELEAQKAEGADPEDRDEYRASSIFWVPKEARWEHLKANAPQPTIGTTVDDAMTAIERDNPSLKGVLPKDFGRTGLDKQRLGQIINLVSDIALGSTADRAKDTLGRVYEYFLARFASAEGKSGGQFYTPSRVVRVLVEVLAPYKGRVYDPCCGSGGMFVSSEKFIEAHSGKLGDISIYGQESNYTTWRLAKMNLAIRGIDAQIAHGDTFHNDKHADLKADYVLANPPFNDSDWRGELLKDDKRWVYGVPPAGNANYAWVQHFIYHLAPAGLAGFVLANGSMSSNQSGEGEIRKAIIEADLVDCMVALPGQLFYSTQIPVCLWFIARNKKNGRFRDRRGETLFIDARKLGSMVDRVHRELSDGDIAKIAGTYHAWRDDKDASEYADVPGFCIRATLEDIRKQGHVLTPGRFIGAEAAEDDGEPFEDKMTRLSASLRKQQAEGAKLDQVITTNLKELGYGG
- a CDS encoding helix-turn-helix domain-containing protein — its product is MTTVNSVEEKIVSSGTGARILGISERTVRYYCEIGQLRAYKLGKSWHIYRSSLDDLIRQRSNDLGIKESAIAAGTAVAASVSKHSPVRR
- a CDS encoding DUF3892 domain-containing protein; protein product: MVAIRVTCINKENGYHEDPHHAISMLGWVEDGTGNSQTWTRLQMYDWVKRGGDAYVRDGQGNRAQVVARESQHGTQYVRTIADRVLTDNLLRLPECR
- a CDS encoding restriction endonuclease subunit S, producing MAVEWRTATVKQLVDEGVLERPMDGNHGEIHPKTSDFVDRGIPFIMASDLANGRVDTKNCTFIDEQQARSLRKGFALRGDVLISHKATMGRTAIVGELDVPFLILTPQVTYYRVKDSKRLSNRYLKLYFDSHDFQSLFETWGQKGSTRAYLGITAQLELPILLPPMEEQGAIAHILGTLDDKIQLNQQMNETLEAMVRVLFKSWFVDFAPVRTKAEGRDPELPQHLAELFPDSFEQSALGEIPKGWQHTPVYDIATYVNGAAYATFQPKSDRKGLPIIKIAELKAGVTSQTRFSNVDMPEKFRIGTGDILFSWSGNPDTSIDTFVWPHGPAWLNQHIFRVLPRGPNEGPFILSTLKFLKPIFAEIARNKQTTGLGHVTVDDLKRLLVARPDDRLIQAWNQIAGPLFDRGFRNLLENRDLEALRDTLLPKLISGELRIENAERFIGGGN
- a CDS encoding abortive infection family protein; this translates as MADLDALAPNYLRAQQRWPDAPTLAKCHEALKACFDGNGHGMVEHVKSFIESVCLTIMGEFREPMSSSTPSTTELLVSALSPLGLRNSRGANKLDKILSGFNKLADALSDMRNETGPLAHGKDGFLDAVTADHARAFLHTGDAIVGVLLNAFEGKQPDLIATREPYENFPHLNDRIDSAVNVDVRIDEDGDRPVVVFSVYTKKRTEAIEIRVEPSRLLYGVDRTIYVELLKTAERAVEEVVETDEEAEEAAVRAAVEIPAIPVAVGPVTELVPQYEGELKIVRVGVEAFLTAEGLDPTLRDGGGKQLIDSLLATAEQNIGLDWKDREPIQARLKVACKRVLVQFGIVSGRADSVAERLVAWLRVQLPDAEAGTEASTASAEGAGA